In uncultured Fretibacterium sp., a single genomic region encodes these proteins:
- a CDS encoding radical SAM protein: MEERRITPRWWTREEGDAVRCTLCFRGCTLRSGAAGFCGVRLNARGTLVSPWLGRFCARAVDPIEKKPLAHWRPGTLIYSLGSVGCTMACPFCQNHEIAHPERPEALSRAAAALRPEELALEIRNLGLSSVAFTYNEPTLQAEYILEASPLLRENGIAVVLVTNGVMSEPVASELLTCTDAANVDLKAFDTERYRRLGGSLDAVKANIASWVRGGVHVELTHLVVPGLVDTGEGFDAMTDWIAAQSPSVPLHLSRCFPAWRHFAPPTDTELLYSLADRARGKLRHVHLGNVR; the protein is encoded by the coding sequence TTGGAGGAGAGGAGAATTACGCCGCGATGGTGGACCCGCGAGGAGGGCGACGCGGTACGCTGTACGCTTTGTTTCCGCGGCTGCACGCTGCGGAGCGGCGCGGCCGGCTTCTGCGGCGTTCGCCTGAACGCGCGCGGGACCCTTGTCTCCCCCTGGCTGGGCCGTTTTTGCGCGCGGGCCGTCGATCCCATCGAGAAGAAGCCCCTGGCCCATTGGAGGCCGGGAACCCTCATTTATTCCCTGGGCAGCGTGGGCTGCACGATGGCCTGTCCCTTCTGTCAGAATCACGAGATCGCCCACCCCGAACGTCCGGAGGCACTCTCTCGTGCGGCGGCCGCCCTGCGGCCCGAGGAGCTGGCGCTGGAGATCCGAAACCTCGGGCTTTCGTCCGTGGCCTTCACCTACAACGAGCCGACGCTTCAGGCGGAGTATATCCTCGAGGCGTCCCCGCTGCTGAGGGAGAACGGGATCGCCGTCGTCCTCGTCACGAACGGCGTCATGTCCGAGCCGGTGGCCTCGGAGCTCCTGACCTGCACCGATGCGGCCAACGTCGACCTCAAGGCCTTCGATACGGAGCGTTACCGGCGTCTGGGAGGTTCGCTCGACGCCGTGAAGGCCAATATCGCATCCTGGGTGCGGGGCGGCGTGCACGTGGAGCTGACGCACCTCGTCGTCCCCGGGCTCGTCGATACGGGGGAGGGCTTCGACGCCATGACGGACTGGATCGCCGCCCAGTCCCCCTCCGTCCCCCTGCACCTCTCGCGCTGCTTCCCCGCCTGGCGGCACTTCGCGCCGCCGACGGACACGGAGCTCCTGTACTCCCTGGCCGACCGGGCGCGGGGAAAGCTGCGGCATGTCCACCTGGGGAACGTGCGCTGA
- a CDS encoding PLP-dependent aminotransferase family protein yields MSDNWKELFSSAARKTRPSPVRELLKVIKQPGMISFAGGMPAPEVFPIDQFAEGSEKLVSDGTSLLQYGTTEGFEPLRTFLAKWTAPRMGREVELDEILLTTGSQQVLDLFAWAMIDPGDVAIVEDPSYMAALTAFYNHGADFASVPVDGEGMVVSELPALIERLRKEGKKPKFIYTIVNFQNPAGATMTVERRRELAAIAERYGLAIFEDDPYGYVRFDGEHLPSIFSFDKAGNTIYAGSFSKILSPGVRIGWVSGPKDIIRQMAVFKQAVDLCSSPITQVLTYEYCRKGYLDSHLPNIIKDYRVKRDAMEESFRKHLAPQGITWVKPEGGFFYWLNTGNIDSGELAKKALEKKVAILPGAPFCVNPAAGVHAARVNYTYSKPDVIEEGVSRLAQAIQEMKLAAK; encoded by the coding sequence ATGAGCGACAATTGGAAGGAACTTTTCAGCTCCGCGGCGCGAAAGACGCGTCCCTCGCCGGTGAGGGAGCTTCTCAAGGTCATCAAGCAGCCGGGGATGATCTCCTTTGCGGGAGGAATGCCGGCCCCTGAGGTCTTCCCCATCGATCAGTTCGCCGAGGGGTCCGAGAAGCTGGTCAGCGATGGGACGTCGCTGCTCCAGTATGGCACGACGGAGGGCTTCGAACCGCTGCGCACCTTTCTGGCCAAGTGGACGGCCCCGCGCATGGGGCGCGAGGTGGAACTGGACGAGATCCTGCTGACGACCGGCTCCCAGCAGGTGCTCGACCTCTTTGCATGGGCTATGATCGATCCCGGCGACGTCGCGATCGTCGAGGACCCCAGCTACATGGCCGCCCTCACGGCCTTCTACAACCACGGCGCGGACTTTGCGAGCGTCCCGGTCGACGGTGAGGGCATGGTCGTGTCCGAGCTTCCCGCGCTCATTGAGCGTCTGCGCAAGGAGGGTAAAAAACCCAAGTTCATCTACACCATCGTCAACTTCCAGAACCCGGCGGGGGCCACCATGACTGTGGAGCGGCGCCGCGAGCTGGCCGCGATCGCGGAGCGCTACGGCCTTGCCATCTTCGAGGACGACCCTTACGGCTATGTGCGTTTCGACGGCGAACACCTGCCGTCGATCTTCTCCTTCGACAAGGCGGGCAACACCATTTACGCCGGGTCCTTCTCCAAGATCCTCTCCCCCGGCGTGCGCATCGGCTGGGTCAGCGGCCCCAAGGACATCATCCGCCAGATGGCGGTCTTCAAGCAGGCGGTCGACCTCTGCTCCAGCCCCATCACGCAGGTCCTGACCTACGAGTACTGCCGCAAGGGCTACCTGGACTCCCACCTGCCGAACATCATCAAGGACTACCGGGTGAAGCGCGACGCTATGGAGGAGAGCTTCCGGAAGCATCTCGCGCCTCAGGGGATCACCTGGGTGAAGCCCGAGGGTGGCTTCTTCTACTGGCTGAACACGGGGAACATCGACAGCGGGGAACTCGCCAAGAAGGCCCTGGAGAAGAAGGTCGCCATTCTGCCCGGCGCTCCGTTCTGCGTCAACCCCGCGGCGGGCGTCCACGCGGCGCGGGTCAACTATACCTACTCGAAGCCCGACGTGATCGAGGAGGGGGTGTCCCGTCTGGCCCAGGCCATTCAGGAGATGAAGCTGGCCGCGAAGTAG
- a CDS encoding cobyric acid synthase, with product MKGIMIQGTSSDAGKSFLVTGLCRLLADRGVRVCPFKSQNMSNNSCVTWDGMEVSRAQAVQAEAARLRPETFMNPILLKPRRDTCSEIVLEGRVFEAPADRNYYRTFTMTHGLPAVRRALRHIAGHFDAVVIEGAGSPAEVNLNETEIVNMRIAREADVPVLLVTDVDRGGSLASVVGTLELLGADRKRVKGVIFNKFRGDPALFAPAVEWLEARTGVRVIGVMPWVEGASIAGEDSLGLSWGRGGRGALSVGVVRFPGISNFTDLDPFEYEPDVDLVGLDPGTPLKVLRSLDAVILPGSKNSMRDMSWLRETGLAEALRAFADAGGFVLGLCGGYQMVGRRLDDPDLRENSELRGIDGLGLLPIVTEFRAGVKTTVCVSGALNPKLNPNPNPAEDPVPVKGYEIHFGRTVPDAGAPCEPLFIMEDGRPEGLGTEDLRIAGTYLHGVFENDRFRGLWLNALRRARDLEERPAADTAGRKERAYDALAAAVERHLDVDEILGLMGLS from the coding sequence ATGAAAGGAATCATGATCCAGGGCACCAGTAGCGACGCCGGAAAAAGTTTCCTGGTGACGGGGCTCTGCCGCCTGCTGGCCGATCGGGGCGTTCGCGTGTGTCCCTTCAAGTCGCAGAACATGTCCAACAACTCCTGCGTCACATGGGACGGGATGGAGGTCAGCCGGGCGCAGGCCGTGCAGGCCGAGGCAGCGCGCCTCCGGCCCGAGACCTTCATGAACCCCATCCTCCTGAAGCCGCGCCGGGACACCTGCTCGGAGATCGTACTGGAGGGGCGGGTCTTCGAGGCCCCGGCGGACCGGAATTACTATCGGACCTTCACGATGACCCACGGCCTCCCGGCGGTGCGGCGCGCGCTGCGGCACATCGCCGGGCACTTCGACGCCGTGGTGATCGAGGGGGCGGGCAGCCCCGCCGAGGTGAACCTGAACGAGACGGAGATTGTGAACATGCGCATCGCCCGCGAGGCGGACGTCCCCGTCCTGCTGGTGACGGACGTGGACCGCGGCGGGTCCCTGGCCTCGGTAGTCGGTACGCTGGAGCTGCTGGGGGCGGATCGAAAGCGGGTCAAGGGCGTGATCTTCAACAAGTTTCGGGGCGACCCCGCCCTCTTCGCCCCCGCCGTGGAATGGCTGGAGGCCCGCACGGGCGTTCGGGTCATCGGGGTGATGCCCTGGGTGGAGGGGGCGTCCATCGCGGGCGAGGACTCCCTGGGCCTCAGCTGGGGCCGGGGCGGGCGGGGGGCGCTGTCGGTCGGCGTGGTCCGATTCCCCGGGATCTCCAACTTCACGGACCTCGACCCCTTCGAGTACGAGCCGGACGTGGATCTCGTCGGCCTGGATCCCGGGACGCCGCTCAAGGTGCTGCGCTCCCTGGACGCGGTGATCCTCCCGGGCTCCAAGAATTCGATGCGGGACATGAGCTGGCTTCGTGAGACGGGCCTCGCCGAGGCGCTGCGCGCGTTTGCGGATGCGGGCGGGTTCGTCCTCGGACTGTGCGGAGGCTATCAGATGGTGGGGCGCAGGCTGGACGACCCCGATCTGCGGGAGAACTCCGAGCTGCGCGGGATCGATGGCCTGGGGCTTCTGCCCATTGTGACCGAGTTTCGGGCCGGGGTCAAGACGACCGTTTGCGTCTCGGGCGCTCTGAACCCCAAGTTGAACCCCAACCCAAACCCCGCGGAGGACCCCGTCCCCGTGAAGGGGTACGAGATTCATTTCGGACGGACGGTCCCCGACGCGGGGGCGCCCTGCGAGCCCCTTTTCATCATGGAGGATGGACGTCCGGAAGGGCTTGGGACGGAGGACCTCCGGATCGCGGGGACGTATCTGCACGGCGTCTTCGAGAACGACCGCTTCCGGGGCCTGTGGCTCAACGCCCTCCGGCGCGCCCGCGACCTGGAGGAACGGCCAGCCGCCGACACCGCGGGCCGAAAGGAACGAGCTTACGACGCCCTCGCCGCGGCGGTCGAACGGCATCTCGACGTCGACGAAATCCTCGGGCTCATGGGGCTTTCATAG
- the recG gene encoding ATP-dependent DNA helicase RecG yields the protein MRSSLSELTLSIRFLRGVGEKRAQAFARLGVFTVEDLLFFFPRRYEDRRTLTPLGDLRPDTFSAVVAEVASLSARPAGYRSGPFSISLTDGVSCVRAVWFNNPRLELQLRPGMRLALYGRVEYRGGLQLTNPEFEILEGEGAASVGRIVPVYPLAVPLSQRWTRRLVGAVLESYGGELTDFLPDSLRKRHGMKALPDAVRELHCPEDRDSWLRARNRLAFDELFLLQIGLLLRRRTYAASGHAVPIRPGRKFQALMGPGLPFVPTGAQRRAVAEILGDMNSRTPMNRLLQGDVGSGKTFVASAAILAAADSGVQSVFMAPTEILAQQHYFNLKRMFEPQGIETVLLTGGQRVAERRSTAEAIRDGSAQVVVGTHAVFGDEVGFARLGLVIVDEQHRFGVLQKNSLIAKASAPHVLVMTATPIPRTLVLSIYGDLEVSLLDELPPGRTPIKTIRMDAGMEKTLLDMVREQIRRGRQVYWVCPLIEDEEQGESRAVVSRFDRLSRLLPEARIAMLHGRLPMEEKENIMRDFSGGKTDLLVATVVIEVGLDVPNAAVMIVEDAGRFGLAQLHQLRGRVGRGCAEGVCILLEGGETSPEGRGRIEAMLRTTSGFDLAEEDLKQRGPGEVCGIRQHGVTDFHVADLVRDGRLLSLARDEARKLLEADPQLESAPLLREELGRKLGKTLELAGTA from the coding sequence TTGAGATCTTCGTTGTCGGAGCTGACGCTCTCGATCCGATTTCTTCGCGGAGTGGGGGAGAAGCGGGCTCAAGCGTTTGCGCGCTTGGGCGTTTTTACTGTGGAGGACCTGCTCTTTTTCTTTCCTCGACGTTACGAGGACCGGCGCACGCTGACCCCTCTGGGCGATCTGCGGCCCGATACCTTCTCCGCGGTCGTCGCGGAGGTCGCCTCCTTATCCGCACGGCCTGCCGGGTATCGCTCCGGACCGTTTTCCATATCGCTGACCGACGGGGTCAGCTGCGTAAGGGCCGTGTGGTTCAACAATCCTCGGCTGGAGCTCCAGCTCAGGCCTGGAATGAGGCTGGCCCTGTACGGAAGGGTGGAGTATCGCGGCGGCCTCCAGCTAACCAACCCGGAGTTTGAGATCCTGGAAGGGGAGGGAGCCGCTTCGGTGGGGCGAATCGTCCCCGTCTACCCTCTTGCGGTTCCACTGTCCCAGAGGTGGACGAGGCGTTTGGTCGGCGCCGTGTTGGAGTCTTATGGGGGGGAACTGACGGATTTTCTGCCCGACTCGCTTCGGAAACGCCATGGAATGAAGGCTCTGCCGGATGCCGTGCGAGAACTCCATTGCCCGGAGGACAGAGATTCCTGGCTGAGGGCCAGGAATCGTCTGGCCTTCGACGAGCTTTTCCTGCTTCAAATTGGCCTTCTGCTGCGCCGCAGAACGTATGCGGCCTCTGGACACGCCGTCCCCATCAGGCCCGGACGGAAATTCCAGGCCCTTATGGGACCCGGTCTCCCATTTGTGCCGACCGGCGCGCAGCGGCGCGCCGTCGCCGAGATACTCGGGGACATGAACTCCAGGACGCCCATGAACCGTCTGCTTCAGGGGGATGTGGGATCGGGAAAGACCTTCGTGGCATCGGCGGCGATTCTGGCGGCGGCCGACTCCGGGGTCCAGTCGGTATTCATGGCGCCGACCGAGATTTTGGCCCAGCAGCACTATTTCAACCTCAAGAGGATGTTTGAACCTCAGGGCATCGAGACCGTGCTTTTGACGGGAGGGCAGAGGGTCGCCGAGCGGAGGAGCACGGCAGAGGCAATCCGGGATGGGAGCGCTCAGGTGGTCGTCGGCACGCATGCCGTCTTTGGGGATGAGGTGGGCTTCGCCAGGCTGGGACTGGTGATCGTGGACGAACAGCATCGTTTCGGGGTGCTGCAGAAAAATTCCCTGATAGCGAAAGCCTCTGCGCCGCATGTCCTGGTCATGACCGCCACGCCGATACCTCGGACCCTGGTGCTCTCGATCTACGGGGACCTGGAGGTCTCCCTCCTGGATGAGCTTCCTCCCGGACGCACGCCGATCAAGACCATCCGCATGGATGCGGGGATGGAGAAAACGCTCCTCGACATGGTTCGAGAACAGATCCGCCGGGGAAGGCAGGTGTACTGGGTCTGCCCCCTCATCGAGGACGAGGAGCAGGGGGAATCCCGCGCGGTCGTCTCCCGTTTTGACCGCCTTTCGAGATTGCTCCCCGAAGCGCGGATCGCCATGCTGCACGGCCGCCTCCCCATGGAGGAGAAGGAGAATATCATGAGGGATTTCTCCGGGGGAAAGACGGACCTGCTCGTGGCGACCGTGGTCATTGAAGTGGGGCTGGACGTCCCGAACGCCGCCGTCATGATTGTCGAGGATGCCGGGCGGTTTGGGCTGGCCCAGCTGCACCAGCTCCGGGGTCGCGTTGGCCGTGGATGTGCGGAGGGCGTCTGCATCCTGCTGGAGGGAGGGGAGACCTCTCCTGAGGGGAGGGGGCGCATTGAGGCGATGCTCAGGACCACCAGCGGCTTCGACCTCGCCGAGGAGGATCTGAAACAAAGAGGCCCCGGTGAGGTCTGCGGGATCCGCCAGCACGGGGTCACCGACTTTCACGTGGCCGATCTTGTTCGGGACGGGAGGCTTCTGAGCCTGGCGAGGGACGAGGCAAGGAAGCTCCTGGAGGCGGACCCTCAGCTTGAGAGCGCACCCCTCCTGCGGGAGGAACTGGGCAGAAAGCTTGGAAAGACCCTGGAGCTTGCCGGGACTGCTTAA